In Planctomycetota bacterium, the genomic stretch AAACCCGCGAGCTGCTCGCCGAAGTCCGGGGCGCCGTCCGGGACGCCCGCGCGCCGCTCACGAACGCCCTGCGGAACGCGGAAGCGCTCTCCGAAAAACTCTCCACCCGCCTGGACGACCTGACCGGCCGGTTCGCCCGCGCCGCCGAAGCCCTCGAAAGGCTCCTGCGCGACGCCGACGGACTGGTCGTCGAGAATCACAAGAACGTGTACGAGACGATCCGCGCGCTCCGGGACACGGCCTACCACATGGAGCAGGCCTCCAAGCGCATCCGGGCGAATCCCTCGATCCTCCTTTTCGGCGCCGAGGAAACGCCGGAAGAGCGCCGCCGCGCGGACGAGACCGAGCTTCGCCTCCGCGGCCGCGCCCGCCGCTACGACAAGGAGCCGCCCGGCGAATGAAGCGCTCCGCCCTCCTCCTCCTGGCCGCCGGCTGCGGGACCTACTCCCCGCTCGACTCGCCCTTCAACCGCGGCGTGGAGTTCTACGACCAGGGGCGCCTCGCCGACGCGATCCGCGAGTACAGGCGCGCGCTCGAGGACGACCCGGACCACTACCGCGCGCGCTTCAACCTGGCCGTCTGCTACCACGACCTCGGCAAGCTCGACGAGGCGGCGGCGCTCTACGAGGACGTCCTCCGGCGCCGCCCCGACAACGCCCGGGCCCTGGTGAGCCTCGCTTCCGTGCGCGCCGAGCAGGGCCGGGACGAGGAAGCTCTGGCGCTCCTGCGCCGCGCGGCGGAGGCGGACCCGGACAGCGGGTTTCCCCGCTCGTGCCTGGGGGCCTTCTACGAGCGCAAGGGCGACCCCGAGCTCGCGCTGGCCGCCTACCGCGCCTCGGTCGAGGTCGAGCCCTCCCACGCCGCCGGGCATGCGGGGATCGGACGGATCCTTCTTTCCCGCGGAGAGATCGCCGGCGCGTGCGCCGCGTTCGACGCCGCCCTGGCCGCGGACCCCGACGACGTGGCGGTCCTCCTGGGCGCCGCGGAGGCCCGGGAGCGGGCGGACGATCCCCGGGGCGCGGCGCGGCTTCTCGAGCGGGCGCTCGTCCATACGCCCGACCGGGGGGACCTGTGGCTGCGGCTGGCCGGCCTCTATGAGTCGCAGGAGCGCCTCGAGGACGCGGTGGCCGCGCTGTGGGAAGCGCGGGCGCGCCGGCCGGAGCTCGCTCCGGAAGCGGGGGCGCGCCTTCGACGGCTTTACCTGCGGCTGGCGGAACGCGAAGCCGCCCCTACGCCCCCGAAATGATCCAGTCCGCCGCGCGGGCCAGGTCGTCGGCCACATGGTCCGCTTCCGCGCCGGCCGCCTCCGCCTGCCTCCCATGGCCCGTGCGGACCAGCACCGTGCGCGTCCCGGCCGCCTTCCCCGCCTCGAGGTCGCGGGGCGAGTCTCCGACGGTCACGCAGCGGGCGAGATCCAGATCATGCTCGCGCGCGGCCTGCTCGAGAAGTCCCGGCCGGGGCTTGCGGCACCCGCACTCGAGGGCATACGCCTCGATCGTCCCCTCGGGATGATGCGGGCAGACGTACAGGCCGTCGAGGCGCGCCCCCTCGGCCGCCAGGAGCGCCGCCAGCCGCAGGTGAATCGCCGCCAGCTCGTCCTCCGTGATCAGCCCCCGGGCCACCGCCGCCTGGTTGGAGACGACGAAGACCTTCCAGCCCGCCTCGCGGAGCGCCCGCACCGCCGCGGCGGCCCCCGGCAGGAGCACCAGGTCCTCCGGCGTCGTAACGTATCCGCGCTCCTCGACCAGGGTTCCGTCCCGGTCGAGGAAGACCGCCCGGCGATCCGGAGCGTCTTCCCGCGACATGGCCTATCCGAAGAGGGACGACTCGATGAGATCGCAGAGGACGTGCCCCACGGCGATGTGGCATTCCTGGACGCGCTGGGTGTCGCGCGAGGGCACCTTCAGGCACAGGTCCACGAGCCGCGCGAGGCGGCCTCCGTGTTCGTTCGTGAATCCGATCGTCACCGCGCCGGCCCGGCGCGCGGCCCGCGCGCCTTCGATCACGTTGGGGGAGTTTCCGCTCGTGGAGATCGCGATCACGGCGTCCCCGCGCCGGGCGTGGGCTTCCACCTGACGGGCGAAGGTCCGGTCGTAACCGTAGTCGTTGCCCACCGCGGTGAGGGTGGAGGTGTTGGTCGTGAGCGCCAGGCAGGGGAGCGCCCGGCGCTCGCGGGCGAAGCGCCCCTCGAGCTCGGCGGCGATATGCTGCGCGTCGGCGGCGCTCCCGCCGTTTCCGAAAAGGAGAATCTTCCGGCCCGCCCGCAGCGCGCGCACGAGAGCCCGCGCGATCCGCTCGATCTCCCCCGCCTGACGCTGCAGGAGGAGAAGCTTCACGTACGCGCTCTGGGCGAGAAGCTCTTCAATCTTTGGTCGCAGCATGATTCTCCCGGATGCGGCGGATGATCTCCGTGGTCGAGACGCCCCGGACGAGGGGCGCCAGCTCCACGCGGCCGGCGTGTTCGCGGCCCACGACGGTGCGGCCGGCGTAGTCCTCCCCCTTGACCAGGACGTCCGGGCGGATCGCGCGGACGAGGCGCGCGGGGGTGTCCTCGTCGAAGAGGACGACGTAGTCCACCGCCTCGAGCGCCGCCAGGAGGCGCGCGCGCTCCCGCTGCGGAAGGATGGGCCGCCCGTCGCCCTTGATCGCCCGGACGGACCGGTCCGTGTTGAGTCCCACGATGAGCACGTCGCCGCGCGAGCGGGCGTGTTCGAGCAGGGCCACATGGCCCGCGTGCAGGAGGTCGAAGCACCCGTTCGTGAAGACCACGCGGCGCCCGCGCGCGCGCTGATCGGCGGCCACCTTCCGGATTTCCCGGAGCGTCACGATCTTG encodes the following:
- a CDS encoding tetratricopeptide repeat protein, giving the protein MKRSALLLLAAGCGTYSPLDSPFNRGVEFYDQGRLADAIREYRRALEDDPDHYRARFNLAVCYHDLGKLDEAAALYEDVLRRRPDNARALVSLASVRAEQGRDEEALALLRRAAEADPDSGFPRSCLGAFYERKGDPELALAAYRASVEVEPSHAAGHAGIGRILLSRGEIAGACAAFDAALAADPDDVAVLLGAAEARERADDPRGAARLLERALVHTPDRGDLWLRLAGLYESQERLEDAVAALWEARARRPELAPEAGARLRRLYLRLAEREAAPTPPK
- a CDS encoding HAD family hydrolase, translated to MSREDAPDRRAVFLDRDGTLVEERGYVTTPEDLVLLPGAAAAVRALREAGWKVFVVSNQAAVARGLITEDELAAIHLRLAALLAAEGARLDGLYVCPHHPEGTIEAYALECGCRKPRPGLLEQAAREHDLDLARCVTVGDSPRDLEAGKAAGTRTVLVRTGHGRQAEAAGAEADHVADDLARAADWIISGA
- a CDS encoding D-sedoheptulose 7-phosphate isomerase; its protein translation is MLRPKIEELLAQSAYVKLLLLQRQAGEIERIARALVRALRAGRKILLFGNGGSAADAQHIAAELEGRFARERRALPCLALTTNTSTLTAVGNDYGYDRTFARQVEAHARRGDAVIAISTSGNSPNVIEGARAARRAGAVTIGFTNEHGGRLARLVDLCLKVPSRDTQRVQECHIAVGHVLCDLIESSLFG